A single Oryctolagus cuniculus chromosome 16, mOryCun1.1, whole genome shotgun sequence DNA region contains:
- the LOC138845748 gene encoding actin nucleation-promoting factor WAS-like — protein MAGAGPSGGGGLAAGAADAPRAPRPPPPPPPRPPPPPPPPGPQRRLGSGPWRPPARAPAGRASPGRAPPSPAQARGPSEDGAGHLLPTPGTGAGGTGGGSQLPRAREGAHGPARVGPDSWEGRR, from the coding sequence ATGGCGGGCGCGGGACCGAGCGGCGGCGGCGGACTCGCAGCTGGAGCGGCCGacgcgccccgcgccccccgcccgccgccgccgccgccgccgcggccgccgccgccgccgccgccaccaggACCACAAAGGCGGCTCGGCAGCGGCCCCTGGCGGCCGCCCGCGCGCGCACCTGCGGGGCGCGCATCCCCGGGGCGCGCACCCCCGAGCCCGGCGCAGGCGCGGGGCCCGAGCGAGGATGGGGCGGgacacctgctccccaccccggGAACCGGAGCAGGCGGCACAGGAGGCGGCTCGCAGCTGCCCCGGGCACGGGAAGGGGCGCACGGCCCCGCGCGCGTGGGTCCTGATTCGTGGGAGGGACGGAGGTAG